The following coding sequences are from one Burkholderia stabilis window:
- a CDS encoding aminotransferase class III-fold pyridoxal phosphate-dependent enzyme, which translates to MSQALSDSSRSPLAQVNTGPRGHSLLPGGIGKTMLAVGPWSPTAVRGEGWRLWDDTGRELIDLHGTFTVNVHGNAHPAVVSAAQEAAAAGMAFGLPNRHEIEHARHLVNRLTGLDQVRYTNSGTEAVQLAVRLARAQTGRSRVIVVNGSYHGWGESLLPTMGPRVARGIPSGMWDQTEVVGFNDVAALEEVVNSGPGQFAAIVLDLLPNRIGMVPPSDAFLETATRLARHHGIALVVDEVISFRLGYGGLVGARALDADLVCLGKLIGGGLPIGALVGKAHWMTGLDTLSGQSLEHGGTFAANPVSMAAGVAALDLLDEPALAHIDALGQRFRGQLVEPLARHGWQPRGQGSLCRIFPAHARDNGAILEAQLRLWWALYERGVLIARHGVVAISTVMNSDVIDRAASAVVDAMDQLS; encoded by the coding sequence ATGTCACAAGCGCTATCGGACTCGTCGCGCAGTCCTCTTGCACAAGTCAACACCGGCCCGCGAGGCCATAGCCTGCTACCTGGCGGCATCGGCAAGACAATGCTCGCCGTCGGACCATGGTCGCCCACCGCTGTGCGCGGCGAAGGCTGGAGACTATGGGACGACACCGGCCGGGAGCTGATTGACCTGCACGGCACGTTCACCGTCAACGTTCATGGCAATGCCCATCCAGCCGTCGTTTCGGCCGCGCAGGAAGCGGCCGCCGCGGGCATGGCCTTCGGGCTGCCAAACCGTCACGAGATCGAACATGCGAGACACCTGGTGAATCGGCTCACAGGTCTCGACCAGGTGCGCTATACCAACTCGGGAACCGAGGCCGTGCAACTGGCCGTACGCCTTGCGCGTGCTCAAACGGGCCGCTCCCGCGTGATTGTGGTGAACGGCTCCTATCACGGCTGGGGAGAGTCGCTGCTGCCGACGATGGGGCCACGGGTTGCACGCGGCATACCGTCGGGAATGTGGGATCAAACGGAAGTCGTCGGCTTCAACGACGTGGCGGCGCTCGAAGAAGTGGTGAACAGCGGCCCCGGCCAATTCGCCGCAATCGTGCTCGACCTTCTGCCCAACCGGATCGGCATGGTGCCGCCCAGCGATGCTTTCCTGGAGACGGCCACGCGGCTCGCTCGCCACCACGGTATCGCCCTCGTGGTCGACGAGGTCATCAGTTTCCGGCTGGGCTACGGCGGCCTGGTCGGCGCGCGCGCGCTCGACGCCGATCTGGTCTGTCTGGGCAAGCTCATCGGTGGCGGATTGCCCATTGGAGCCCTGGTCGGCAAGGCCCACTGGATGACTGGGCTGGACACGCTGAGCGGTCAATCGCTGGAGCATGGCGGGACCTTCGCGGCCAATCCCGTGTCGATGGCCGCCGGCGTTGCGGCGCTCGACCTGCTGGACGAGCCGGCATTGGCACACATCGATGCGCTCGGCCAGCGTTTTCGTGGCCAGCTCGTCGAACCGCTTGCCCGACATGGGTGGCAGCCCCGCGGGCAAGGCTCGCTTTGCCGGATATTCCCGGCTCACGCGCGCGACAACGGCGCAATCCTCGAAGCCCAGCTCCGGCTTTGGTGGGCGCTGTACGAGCGCGGCGTGCTTATCGCGAGACACGGTGTCGTCGCCATCAGCACGGTCATGAACAGCGACGTCATCGATCGCGCGGCGTCGGCGGTTGTCGATGCGATGGACCAACTGTCATGA
- a CDS encoding ABC transporter ATP-binding protein, protein MKTTHTQPRVDGSLLAVREAIATGDNDGRTREGAIGGGRLGGVLGRGTGGRSNPGLRRTGPASVEFEQVSKRFGSAAPAIENLDLKINPGEFLTLLGPSGSGKTTALNLLAGFLKPTSGRILIDGKVVSDLPAHKRNVGVVFQHYALFPHLTVAQNIAYPLRQRGTQRAEIEKRVHDALCSVSLQSYADRLPSQLSGGQQQRVAVARATVFRPSLLLMDEPLGALDKKLRESVQLEIKRMHKELGVTIVFVTHDQEEALVMSDRIAVFNGGKIHQIGTATQLYDEPESQFVAQFLGDSNCWIGDVSAGDSGCAEVRDGFIKTDRPAEGYSSRSDSNRV, encoded by the coding sequence GTGAAGACAACTCATACCCAGCCGCGTGTCGACGGGTCGCTACTTGCGGTGCGTGAGGCGATCGCCACGGGGGATAACGACGGACGTACCCGGGAGGGGGCGATCGGCGGCGGACGATTGGGCGGCGTTTTGGGGCGCGGCACAGGCGGCAGATCTAACCCGGGTCTGCGTCGAACGGGCCCCGCAAGCGTCGAATTTGAACAGGTTTCCAAACGATTCGGCAGCGCGGCGCCGGCAATTGAAAACCTGGATCTGAAAATCAACCCTGGCGAATTTCTGACTTTGCTCGGACCCAGCGGCTCAGGCAAGACAACCGCGCTGAACCTGCTGGCGGGTTTTCTGAAACCAACTTCCGGACGCATTCTGATCGACGGCAAAGTCGTCAGCGATTTGCCCGCCCACAAGCGCAATGTCGGCGTGGTGTTTCAGCACTATGCATTGTTCCCGCATCTTACTGTCGCGCAGAACATTGCCTACCCTTTGAGGCAAAGAGGGACCCAGAGGGCAGAAATCGAGAAACGGGTACACGACGCACTGTGCTCGGTCTCGCTTCAGTCGTACGCAGATCGCCTGCCCAGTCAGCTCTCCGGCGGGCAACAGCAGCGCGTGGCTGTCGCGAGGGCGACGGTATTCCGTCCCAGTCTGTTGTTGATGGATGAGCCCCTGGGCGCACTCGACAAAAAGTTGCGGGAATCCGTACAGCTCGAGATCAAACGCATGCACAAGGAACTGGGCGTCACGATCGTGTTCGTCACGCACGACCAGGAAGAAGCGCTGGTGATGTCGGACCGCATCGCTGTCTTTAACGGCGGAAAAATACATCAGATCGGTACAGCCACACAGCTCTATGACGAACCTGAATCGCAATTCGTGGCGCAGTTTCTCGGCGACTCGAATTGCTGGATTGGGGACGTCAGCGCGGGCGACTCTGGCTGCGCAGAGGTAAGAGACGGTTTCATAAAGACTGATCGGCCCGCCGAAGGGTATTCCAGCAGATCAGACAGCAACCGAGTTTGA
- a CDS encoding IS5-like element IS402 family transposase (programmed frameshift; IS402 and ISBcen20 are only about 92% identical at the nucleotide level, but their predicted transposase sequences are 99.6% identical. This BlastRule uses both transposase model sequences, but names based on similarity to IS402.) — MAKPIIDDELWTLIEPLLPPPKPRREKNPGRLPVSNRAALTGILFVLKTGLRWRDLPAEMGCGSGVTCWRRLRDWQAAGVWDRLHELLLAKLRAADQIDFSRAAVDSSSIRAVGAGPKTGPNPTDRARPGSKHHIVTDANGTPLAAILTGANVNDVTQLLPLIDAIPPIRGLRGHPLQRPRVVYADRGYDSERHRRALRDRGIEPVIAKRRTEHGSGLGKYRWVVERTHAWLHHFRRLRIRFERRADIHGAFLKLGCCLICWNTLRRADQSL; from the exons ATGGCCAAGCCGATCATCGACGATGAATTGTGGACACTGATCGAGCCGTTACTGCCGCCACCCAAGCCGCGGCGCGAGAAGAACCCGGGCCGCCTGCCTGTTTCGAATCGCGCCGCGCTGACCGGCATCCTGTTCGTTCTCAAGACCGGACTACGCTGGCGCGACCTGCCGGCCGAGATGGGATGCGGCTCGGGCGTGACATGTTGGCGCCGGCTGCGCGATTGGCAAGCAGCCGGTGTCTGGGATCGCTTGCACGAGCTACTGCTCGCAAAGCTGCGCGCAGCGGACCAGATCGACTTCTCACGAGCCGCCGTCGATTCATCATCGATTCGCGCCGTTGGGGCAGGCC CAAAAACTGGGCCAAACCCCACCGATCGCGCGCGACCCGGTTCCAAGCACCACATCGTCACCGACGCCAACGGTACGCCGCTCGCCGCGATCCTGACCGGCGCGAACGTCAACGACGTCACGCAATTGCTGCCGCTGATCGACGCGATTCCGCCGATCCGCGGATTGCGTGGCCACCCATTGCAGCGGCCGCGTGTGGTCTACGCGGATCGCGGTTACGACTCCGAGCGACATCGGCGCGCGTTGCGCGATCGCGGTATCGAGCCAGTGATCGCCAAGCGCCGTACCGAACATGGCAGCGGCCTTGGCAAATATCGCTGGGTCGTCGAACGCACGCATGCCTGGCTGCATCACTTCCGTCGTCTCCGTATTCGTTTCGAGCGCCGTGCAGACATTCACGGCGCGTTCCTCAAACTCGGTTGCTGTCTGATCTGCTGGAATACCCTTCGGCGGGCCGATCAGTCTTTATGA
- a CDS encoding TOBE domain-containing protein: protein MKPSLSGPGWRIAGRRIAATPRQGRSTAVVRPERSKALARGDRVEGWNHLPARIRDIVYLGSMRKIVADLDAGGVAQVVCQPDAVMPAGPEITIAFSPEFTRIVPASPS, encoded by the coding sequence TTGAAACCGTCTCTAAGCGGTCCGGGTTGGCGTATCGCTGGCCGTCGAATCGCGGCCACGCCGAGACAGGGTCGCTCGACAGCGGTCGTTCGTCCGGAACGAAGCAAGGCGCTGGCAAGAGGCGATCGTGTCGAGGGCTGGAACCATTTGCCCGCGCGAATCAGAGACATCGTCTATCTGGGATCGATGCGCAAGATAGTTGCGGATCTGGATGCTGGCGGCGTCGCGCAGGTGGTGTGCCAGCCGGATGCAGTCATGCCGGCCGGGCCGGAAATCACCATTGCTTTCTCGCCGGAGTTCACGCGCATCGTGCCTGCGTCGCCTTCCTGA
- a CDS encoding extracellular solute-binding protein produces the protein MSNDRRGRAAKAGNVLALALSVAMSFVAVPSEALAAAASGSLPDLKGKSLIFAGFGGDLQKNEDYAWLKPFAVATGVKISQTDSPDLARLQLQQQAKNVGVDVVEIESSTVNEACGKVFVPLNIDRSQIDPALDSNKCGVPVVKFSYVLAYNSKAFPTPPSSVADFFDVKKFPGRRGAVNSVNKGLIEAALIADGVPRHKLYPVDIDRALKKIGDIKSSVDFKGSFALVQDALASGELSLAVLPNGRALNAAKTNPDIKVVFKDAVTLYDDLAIPVGAKNMEAATAFLQYVARHATQVALAERFPYGVGTKGPAPQLGEQARAFYPDTYSNQILIQDPKWWAANEATAQQRWVETFSK, from the coding sequence ATGAGCAACGATCGTCGTGGCCGCGCTGCCAAAGCCGGCAATGTATTGGCACTCGCCTTATCCGTGGCAATGTCGTTTGTCGCAGTGCCGTCCGAGGCCCTCGCGGCCGCGGCGAGCGGCAGCTTGCCCGATCTGAAGGGCAAGTCGCTGATTTTTGCCGGCTTTGGCGGCGATCTACAGAAGAATGAAGATTACGCGTGGCTGAAGCCGTTCGCGGTGGCAACCGGCGTGAAAATCAGCCAGACGGATTCACCCGATCTCGCACGGCTTCAACTTCAGCAGCAGGCTAAAAACGTCGGTGTCGATGTTGTGGAAATCGAATCGTCGACGGTCAACGAAGCATGCGGCAAGGTATTCGTGCCACTCAATATCGATCGATCCCAAATCGACCCGGCATTGGACTCGAATAAATGTGGCGTGCCCGTGGTCAAGTTTTCATACGTGCTGGCCTATAACTCGAAGGCCTTCCCGACGCCGCCGTCGAGCGTGGCCGACTTTTTCGACGTCAAGAAGTTTCCGGGCCGGCGTGGCGCGGTCAACAGTGTGAATAAAGGCCTGATCGAGGCGGCCCTGATTGCCGACGGCGTGCCCAGACACAAGCTTTATCCGGTCGACATTGATCGAGCGCTGAAGAAAATCGGCGACATCAAGTCATCGGTCGACTTCAAAGGTTCGTTTGCGCTGGTTCAGGACGCGCTGGCAAGCGGGGAGTTGTCATTGGCCGTGCTTCCCAACGGGCGGGCATTGAACGCTGCAAAAACCAACCCCGATATCAAGGTCGTTTTCAAGGATGCCGTCACTCTGTACGACGATCTCGCCATTCCGGTCGGCGCAAAAAATATGGAGGCGGCAACGGCGTTTCTTCAATACGTGGCGCGGCACGCGACGCAAGTCGCTTTAGCAGAACGCTTCCCTTATGGCGTGGGCACGAAGGGACCCGCTCCGCAACTCGGCGAACAGGCTCGTGCCTTTTATCCCGATACCTACTCGAATCAAATCCTGATTCAGGATCCGAAGTGGTGGGCTGCCAACGAAGCGACCGCGCAGCAGCGATGGGTCGAAACGTTTTCCAAATAG
- a CDS encoding ABC transporter permease, producing the protein MEAPTSANVPIGLPARKGGAGGDVWWAVAIPVVAFLVVLFVYPTGTLLLKTFSQFDAPQRTGLDNLTWFLGNTANMTILARTFVVAAVSTCLSALIAFPYAYVMTIVTPRVRTWMLGAVLVSMFLGILLRNFSWVVLLQSTGPVNAVLAWLGVGRVRFLGTVSAVLMGMVHVLFPYMVLPLYSVLQAIDRRLLLAAESLGAPPSKAFVQIYVPLALPGLIAGATLVFVLALGFYITPAVLGSPQQSLMAQVIYSQFERTAAFGRAGAMALVLSIAALVMVALMARVNRRSRLYGGAA; encoded by the coding sequence ATGGAAGCTCCAACTTCAGCGAATGTGCCCATCGGCCTGCCTGCCAGAAAAGGTGGGGCGGGAGGTGATGTGTGGTGGGCAGTCGCAATTCCTGTCGTTGCATTTCTTGTCGTCCTGTTCGTTTACCCGACGGGAACGCTGCTCCTGAAAACGTTCTCCCAGTTCGATGCGCCTCAGCGCACGGGACTGGACAATCTGACCTGGTTTCTCGGCAACACGGCCAACATGACTATCCTGGCCCGGACATTCGTGGTTGCGGCCGTCAGCACTTGCCTGTCCGCATTGATCGCATTTCCCTACGCCTACGTTATGACGATCGTGACCCCGCGAGTTCGCACGTGGATGTTGGGCGCGGTTCTCGTCTCGATGTTTCTCGGGATTCTGCTGCGCAATTTTTCATGGGTGGTGTTACTGCAGTCCACTGGTCCTGTGAATGCGGTCCTTGCGTGGCTGGGAGTCGGCCGCGTCAGATTTCTGGGCACGGTGTCGGCGGTTCTGATGGGCATGGTGCACGTTCTGTTTCCCTACATGGTGCTGCCGCTTTACTCCGTGCTGCAGGCGATCGATCGCAGACTGTTGCTGGCGGCCGAAAGTCTGGGCGCGCCGCCATCGAAAGCCTTCGTCCAGATCTATGTTCCGTTGGCGCTGCCGGGACTGATCGCAGGTGCAACGCTGGTTTTTGTGCTGGCACTCGGTTTCTACATCACGCCCGCTGTTTTGGGGTCGCCCCAGCAATCGCTCATGGCTCAAGTCATTTATTCGCAGTTTGAAAGAACGGCAGCTTTTGGGCGTGCCGGCGCGATGGCACTGGTGCTGTCCATCGCGGCGCTCGTGATGGTCGCGCTGATGGCCCGGGTCAACCGCCGCAGCCGCCTGTATGGAGGCGCGGCATGA
- a CDS encoding ABC transporter permease, with amino-acid sequence MSETEFGGTRSQLWRWGQGVVCVLIAAWLILPLITIVPISFSVQDSFAFPPRAWTLDRYRSLAEDQWIEPILNSLLVACLTGIQCAIFGTLASFGIVRSRSRFVGVVRLLVLAPQIVPIVVVGLGIYLVFLHWHFTGTWWGYAFAHTVLCLPFVVVPVTAALQVFDQRLELASASLGAGPVATFRQVTFPLIRPAILSGTLLAFLGSFDELVVALFLQSPSFLTLPVQLYRSMTDTIDPTVAAVATIEMTLVVIGVVATQIFHGKKLRSAAASNKSH; translated from the coding sequence ATGAGCGAGACCGAGTTCGGCGGAACCAGAAGCCAGCTCTGGCGATGGGGGCAGGGTGTCGTCTGCGTACTGATCGCGGCATGGCTGATTCTTCCGCTGATCACCATCGTCCCGATCAGTTTCAGCGTGCAGGACAGTTTTGCTTTCCCGCCACGGGCATGGACCTTAGATCGCTACAGATCACTCGCCGAAGATCAATGGATCGAACCGATCCTGAACAGTTTGCTGGTCGCCTGCCTGACCGGCATTCAATGCGCGATCTTCGGCACGTTGGCGTCGTTCGGCATCGTTCGGAGCAGGTCCCGTTTTGTCGGCGTGGTGAGATTGCTTGTGCTTGCACCGCAAATCGTACCGATCGTGGTTGTCGGTTTGGGCATCTACCTCGTGTTCCTTCATTGGCACTTCACTGGAACGTGGTGGGGATACGCATTCGCGCACACGGTGCTGTGTTTGCCGTTTGTCGTCGTTCCCGTAACGGCGGCATTGCAGGTATTCGATCAAAGACTGGAACTGGCTTCCGCCAGTCTTGGCGCCGGCCCCGTGGCAACGTTTCGGCAGGTGACTTTCCCATTGATCAGACCCGCCATCCTGAGCGGCACGTTGCTGGCGTTCCTTGGGTCGTTCGATGAACTCGTGGTGGCGTTGTTCCTGCAATCACCGTCGTTTCTGACATTGCCCGTGCAGTTGTATCGAAGCATGACCGACACGATCGATCCGACGGTTGCAGCAGTCGCGACGATCGAAATGACGCTGGTTGTCATAGGCGTCGTCGCAACGCAAATTTTTCATGGGAAGAAGCTCCGCTCCGCGGCTGCTTCGAACAAATCCCACTAG
- a CDS encoding M24 family metallopeptidase, whose translation MHQPRPTSLPRPSDAELRERQTRALESALRAGFDGLIVWGRGATNVDGCADLLYLTNHISTVSHIPDSDAHRGRGHAALVLAPGRDPVLVTDAYDIDPSIVGVSDIRMSTYVDRDTARVALESGLGGRKIGLAGQTGLLHSAAVCMSQELGGATSLEPADFILTALRLVKSPHEIELLKDASRIGCEWMQVVLDAAQPGRTEGEVAGEGLRWFAASGGWAYDVAISSGPWAHRYRHRQALPTWDSTRRIEAGDLLHVDLWGPAAHGYYCDLTRSIVVGKKPTDPQRKLLEDAVQLVETVIETVEPGRRLSDLYAAGVRCMERRGGGGSAFSAMVPFFGHSLGLECESPFITESAHEVIVPGMVLAIECFLGEGDGRGAGFEHVIHVREDRVDILTDGVASRPWLA comes from the coding sequence ATGCATCAACCTCGTCCCACTTCGCTGCCGCGCCCCAGCGACGCGGAATTGCGTGAGCGACAAACTCGTGCTCTTGAATCGGCGCTGCGCGCCGGCTTCGATGGTCTTATCGTATGGGGCCGAGGCGCCACCAACGTCGATGGCTGTGCGGATCTGCTCTATCTCACCAACCACATCTCGACGGTCAGTCATATCCCCGACAGCGACGCGCATCGCGGCAGAGGACACGCGGCCCTGGTGCTGGCGCCTGGGCGCGATCCGGTTCTCGTTACCGACGCGTACGATATCGATCCATCCATCGTTGGCGTGAGCGACATCCGGATGTCGACATACGTTGATCGCGATACCGCACGCGTCGCGCTCGAATCCGGATTGGGCGGTCGCAAAATTGGTCTGGCGGGTCAGACTGGGTTGCTTCATAGCGCCGCCGTTTGCATGTCGCAGGAACTGGGCGGCGCGACGTCGCTCGAGCCAGCCGATTTCATTTTAACGGCGCTGCGCCTCGTGAAAAGCCCGCACGAAATCGAACTGCTGAAGGATGCGTCGAGGATTGGTTGCGAGTGGATGCAGGTGGTACTCGACGCCGCACAACCTGGCCGTACCGAAGGCGAGGTTGCCGGCGAGGGACTTCGCTGGTTTGCCGCGAGTGGCGGGTGGGCCTACGATGTCGCAATCTCGAGCGGGCCGTGGGCGCACCGGTATCGTCACCGGCAGGCATTGCCGACATGGGATTCCACGCGCCGGATCGAAGCGGGCGATCTGCTTCACGTGGACCTCTGGGGGCCTGCCGCCCATGGCTACTACTGCGACTTGACCCGATCCATCGTCGTCGGGAAAAAACCGACGGATCCACAGCGCAAACTGCTTGAAGACGCGGTCCAGCTCGTCGAGACCGTGATCGAAACCGTCGAGCCGGGGCGTCGGCTGTCGGATCTGTATGCGGCGGGCGTACGGTGCATGGAGCGCCGGGGCGGCGGCGGCTCGGCGTTCTCCGCCATGGTCCCGTTCTTCGGACATTCACTCGGACTGGAATGCGAAAGCCCGTTTATCACCGAGTCGGCACATGAAGTCATCGTGCCCGGCATGGTTCTGGCAATCGAATGTTTCCTTGGCGAGGGAGACGGTCGAGGCGCTGGTTTCGAGCATGTGATTCACGTCCGGGAAGACCGTGTCGATATTTTGACGGACGGGGTCGCATCGAGGCCGTGGCTCGCCTGA
- a CDS encoding LacI family DNA-binding transcriptional regulator: MKRSTRATIKDVATAAGVTPTTVSDALSGKGRLSAETRARVREVANQLGYRPNALARGLRGSGLGLLGLVISPAPSATLSTAWYWSTIANKATETALAAGYALVLLPYNADALSTMPIPLDGAIVVDPVARDPVLKCLRESGTFVITIGRDIENGQEPWVDDDNTRGTRQMLARTVRPGSALAMLAFDTAKSYSNDMRVGAEQWADDTESVFFLQLCGGMDEKSIDEALDAVMSRNADAILTQSDKLAIAVLSRLQARGLKVPGDILLLCASDSPDLADTKPSITATHQHPEQVGVLAAATLIDSIKGAQPPAQQLVATDIIIRRSAPALRG; the protein is encoded by the coding sequence ATGAAGCGATCGACACGCGCCACGATCAAAGACGTTGCAACCGCCGCAGGCGTCACGCCGACGACGGTGTCAGATGCCCTTTCGGGCAAAGGGAGGCTTTCCGCCGAGACCCGAGCCCGGGTGCGGGAAGTTGCGAACCAACTCGGCTATCGGCCCAATGCGCTCGCCAGAGGTCTCCGTGGCAGCGGCCTTGGCCTGCTCGGACTGGTGATTTCACCTGCTCCATCCGCCACGTTGTCCACCGCCTGGTACTGGTCGACGATCGCCAACAAGGCGACCGAAACAGCATTGGCCGCGGGCTACGCATTGGTCCTGCTGCCCTACAACGCGGACGCCCTTTCCACCATGCCGATCCCATTGGACGGCGCGATCGTGGTCGACCCGGTCGCGCGGGACCCGGTGTTGAAGTGCCTTCGGGAAAGCGGCACCTTCGTGATTACCATTGGCCGCGATATTGAGAATGGTCAGGAGCCCTGGGTGGATGACGACAATACGCGAGGCACCCGGCAAATGCTTGCGCGCACGGTGCGTCCCGGTAGCGCCTTGGCCATGCTGGCGTTCGATACCGCCAAGAGTTACTCGAATGACATGCGTGTTGGCGCGGAACAATGGGCGGACGATACCGAGTCGGTGTTTTTCCTGCAGCTATGCGGCGGCATGGATGAAAAATCGATCGACGAGGCGCTCGACGCCGTCATGAGTCGTAACGCCGACGCGATCCTTACCCAGAGCGACAAACTGGCCATTGCCGTGCTATCCCGCCTGCAAGCTCGAGGTCTCAAGGTTCCCGGCGATATTCTTTTGCTCTGTGCATCCGACAGCCCCGACCTTGCCGATACGAAGCCTTCCATTACCGCTACCCACCAGCACCCCGAGCAAGTCGGCGTGCTCGCAGCTGCCACCCTGATTGACAGCATCAAGGGGGCTCAGCCACCCGCGCAACAACTGGTCGCCACCGATATCATCATCAGACGCTCGGCGCCAGCGTTGCGCGGCTGA
- a CDS encoding amidase has translation MSVEFGPWSSVRELADAVRRGTITASAVVEASLARSVQVQRTLNCFAEIDFHGARRSAAELDRRRARGELLGPLAGVPVAIKDCTPVRQLGNRFGSLAFEDEIALEDAIVVERLRQCDAIIVGKTTLSEFGSSSFCDSALHGVTRNPWNPDKTPGGSSGGSAVAVATGCVAIAEGTDMGGSVRIPASCTGIVGLKPAFGRIPIEDQPSMIDDIQHHGLLTRNVADLAAALPYVCGPTDCDPSSYVPALPRLDIESGVEGMRIALSMDLGFFEVEREVIDRCEQVAEKLTRAGAIVTPVKLGWDRSIADGWVRHWHVYLSAFYGEHLDRLGAAADPRLVEVVAKGRSYDAVSIKRLDVIRKRQWSVLVDVFGTYDAMISPTMTRPAVGVEEDDAAYHAATEGGRKRGLDMTSVFNWVPWCPAVSVPCGLSASGLPVGVHIASPAFREDIALRLAHAIEEKYPFAYPPGWHPEGLAV, from the coding sequence ATGAGTGTGGAATTCGGACCCTGGTCGTCGGTCAGGGAGCTCGCCGACGCGGTACGGCGTGGAACAATAACCGCGTCGGCGGTCGTGGAGGCGTCCCTGGCGCGTTCGGTCCAGGTCCAGCGAACGCTCAATTGTTTTGCCGAGATCGATTTTCATGGCGCGCGTCGTAGCGCAGCGGAACTGGACCGGCGTAGAGCGCGTGGCGAACTGCTCGGACCGTTGGCCGGCGTGCCGGTCGCGATCAAGGATTGCACGCCGGTTCGGCAACTGGGAAACCGGTTCGGATCACTTGCTTTCGAAGATGAAATCGCGCTCGAGGATGCGATCGTTGTGGAAAGGCTCAGACAGTGTGATGCGATCATTGTCGGCAAGACCACGTTGTCGGAATTCGGCTCCAGCAGCTTTTGCGACAGCGCGTTGCATGGCGTCACACGCAATCCGTGGAATCCGGATAAAACGCCGGGTGGCTCCTCGGGTGGCTCTGCGGTAGCGGTCGCGACAGGTTGTGTCGCCATCGCGGAGGGAACGGACATGGGGGGCTCGGTTCGGATTCCCGCGTCCTGCACGGGTATCGTGGGATTGAAACCTGCCTTCGGGAGGATTCCGATCGAAGATCAACCATCCATGATCGACGATATTCAGCACCATGGTCTGCTGACCCGCAACGTTGCCGATCTCGCGGCGGCGCTCCCTTATGTGTGCGGTCCCACTGACTGCGATCCTTCGTCGTACGTGCCAGCGCTGCCGCGACTGGACATCGAATCCGGCGTCGAGGGCATGCGCATCGCGCTGAGCATGGATCTTGGCTTCTTTGAGGTGGAGCGGGAAGTCATCGATCGCTGCGAGCAAGTCGCGGAGAAATTGACGCGTGCAGGAGCCATTGTTACGCCTGTCAAACTAGGCTGGGACCGATCAATCGCAGACGGGTGGGTGCGTCATTGGCACGTGTATCTGTCGGCGTTCTATGGAGAGCATCTGGACCGACTCGGTGCGGCGGCGGATCCGCGACTCGTTGAAGTTGTGGCAAAGGGGCGCTCATACGATGCGGTCTCGATCAAACGACTCGACGTCATTCGCAAACGCCAGTGGTCCGTGTTGGTAGACGTGTTCGGAACCTACGACGCGATGATCAGCCCCACGATGACTCGACCGGCAGTAGGCGTCGAAGAAGACGACGCGGCTTATCACGCGGCGACGGAAGGTGGGCGCAAACGAGGTCTGGACATGACTTCCGTTTTCAACTGGGTGCCGTGGTGTCCCGCTGTCAGCGTCCCTTGCGGTTTGTCCGCGAGCGGGCTTCCTGTTGGCGTTCACATTGCGTCGCCAGCATTTCGGGAAGATATTGCGCTGCGGCTGGCGCATGCGATTGAGGAAAAATATCCGTTTGCCTATCCGCCCGGTTGGCACCCGGAAGGCCTGGCCGTTTGA